The Cololabis saira isolate AMF1-May2022 chromosome 20, fColSai1.1, whole genome shotgun sequence genome includes a window with the following:
- the tmem185 gene encoding transmembrane protein 185-like yields the protein MNLRGFFQDFNPSKFLIYSCLLLFSVLLSLRLDGVIQWSCWAVFTPIWLWKLLVIIGASVGTGVWAHNPQYRAEGETCVEFKAMLIAVGLHVLLLMFEVLVCDRVERGTYFWLLVFMPLFFVSPVSVAACVWGFRHDRSLELEVLCSVNILQFIFIALKLDKIINWPWLVVCVPLWILMSFLCLVVLYYIIWSVLFLRSIDIIAEQRRTHITMAISWMTIVVPLLTFEILLVHKLDGHNSLSYVCVFIPLWLSLLTLMATTFGQKGGNHWWFGIRKDFCHFLLELLPFLREYGNVSYDLQRSEDPEAAEDLPVPEPPPKIAPMFHKKTGVVITQSPGKYFVPPPKLCIDMPD from the exons TAAATTTCTGATCTACTCTTGCCTGCTGCTGTTCTCTGTGTTGCTGTCCCTGAGGCTGGATGGGGTTATCCAGTGGAGCTGCTGGGCTGTATTTACTCCCATATGGCTGTGGAAGCTGTTGGTTATCATTGGGGCTTCTGTGGGCACTGGAGTGTGGGCCCACAACCCTCAATACAG GGCTGAAGGGGAGACATGTGTGGAGTTCAAGGCCATGCTCATCGCCGTCGGGCTCCATGTCCTGTTGCTGATGTTTGAGGTGTTGGTGTGTGACCGGGTGGAGAGAGGAACCTACTTCTGGCTACTCGTCTTCATGCCGCTCTTCTTTGTATCCCCTGTTTCTGTAGCAGCCTGTGTCTGGGGTTTCAGGCACGATCGCTCCCTCGAG CTGGAGGTGCTATGTTCAGTCAATATTCTGCAGTTCATCTTCATCGCTCTGAAGCTGGACAAGATCATCAACTGGCCTTGGCTG GTGGTGTGTGTCCCACTGTGGATCCTCATGTCCTTCCTGTGCCTTGTTGTCCTCTACTACATCATCTGGTCAGTCCTCTTCCTTCGCTCCATAGACATCATCGCTGAGCAGCGGCGAACTCACATCACCATGGCAATCAGCTGGATGACCATAGTTGTACCACTTCTCACTTTTGAG ATTCTTCTGGTGCACAAGCTGGACGGCCACAACAGTCtcagctatgtgtgtgtgttcatcccTCTGTGGCTTTCGCTGCTCACACTCATGGCCACCACCTTTGGCCAGAAAGGAGGGAACCACT GGTGGTTTGGCATCCGTAAGGACTTCTGCCACTTCTTGTTGGAGCTGCTCCCTTTCCTGAGAGAGTACGGCAACGTGTCGTACGACCTCCAACGCAGCGAGGACCCCGAGGCGGCAGAGGATCTGCCGGTACCCGAGCCCCCACCAAAAATCGCCCCCATGTTCCACAAGAAGACTGGAGTGGTGATCACACAGAGCCCTGGGAAATACTTTGTGCCGCCGCCTAAACTCTGCATCGACATGCCCGACTAA